The Nycticebus coucang isolate mNycCou1 chromosome 8, mNycCou1.pri, whole genome shotgun sequence genome has a window encoding:
- the NBEAL2 gene encoding neurobeachin-like protein 2 isoform X1, which yields MAASERLYELWLLYYAQKDLGYLQQWLKAFVGAFEKTISLSSLDPRRPEEAAAEVPVLPLDSLHVLAEQLDRADLEQALLLLKLFIVLCRNLENVEAGRGQVLVPRVLALLTALVAELKGHPPPEEGRGTQLENVALHALLLCEGLFDPYQIWRRQHSGEVISSKEKSKYKFPPAAFPCEFSDFFRESLQDADHLPPMLLLHLIHLFGAVLAGGKKNGQMAVSSGSVQGLLGVVRVWGHESAQDPCLVPLALEALVGTVHVLHASRTPPRGPELRALLEGYFHVLNADWLAGLSSGSEEALVTLRVSMLDAIPMMLACEDRPVLQATFLSNNCFEHLIRLIQNSKLYLQARAPPEGDSDLATRLLTEPDVQKVLDQDTDAIAVHVVRVLTCIMSGSPSAKEVFKERIGYPHLQEVLQSHGPPTHRLLQELLNMAVEGDHSTCPPPPIHNEQPVLVLMQWLPALPTTELQLFLAQRLRWLCDSCPASRATCVQAGLVDCLLETLSTGVSLGVRCQEQLLALLQALGRLSLRPLELRRLLRPTPGLDSGPDRAEARKARHAGAIIRTLSGMARHQGPARALRYFDLMPSMAGIMVPPVQRWPGPGFTFHAWLCLHPVDAMPAPGSTRPLQRKQLYSFFTSSGSGFEAFFTAAGTLVVAVCTRKEYLTVSLPEVSFADSVWHCVAIVHVRRPFSQNLVHVYKDGHLVKTAPLRCPSFSEPFSSCCIGSAGHRTTTTTTGLPMPPVPAALAHTHPSLTRSQSVPASTSLGWEAGLAAPVQEGGISSTLAGTQDTQWGSPTSLEGELGAVAIFHEALQTATVQTLCTLGPNEMAPFKPEGELHEFSSKLLLHYSPQACKNNICLDLSSSHGLDGRLTGHRVETWDVKDVVNCVGGMGALLPLLDRVAAQPQQAEAGPAETHDLVGPELTSGHNTQGLLLPLGKSSEERLQRNAVAAFLLMLRNFLQGHTVNQESLVQCQGPAIIGALLRKVPSWAMDMNVFMSAQLLMEQVAAEGSRPLLYLLYQHLLFNSHLWTLSDFAVRLSHIQYMSNVVREHRHKLWKKYGVQFILDALRTHYSPQREHPLAADDLRTMQTSFLGLAQEFLVRSFSADDIQVTQVVLSFLAATGDDGLVAGVLDMLLALLQGSPVQESLATFLLEPGNFEVLLALLGRPRSPPLLHDRVCKILRRLQHERLPEWSRQRLRLQECGLQGLVACLPEGTVSSQLYQGLYKLFLGADCLTLSDLLAMVQLSLQADLSVRLDICRQLFHLIYGQPDIVRLLARQAGWQDVLTRLYVLEAATAGSPPPFALEPTTSPEPALPKLPTESPAESSDVFLPSEARCPDPDAFYHVLYPFCTPFDLGLVWASLGSGNTAGGGSSSGTLTPASQPGTPSPLDGPRPFPAAHGRHSSSLSNVLEDGSLLEPTISGDDASNTSNPQQTCEEELCNVLTNVLFSVTWRGVEGSDEAAWRERGQVFSVLTQLGASATLVRPPDCIKRSLLEMMLESALTDIREAPLGISLTQQVLWLLRLLQDFLCAEGHGNQELWSEKLFEGVCSLLDRLGAWPHLANGTADLREMAQIGLRLVLGYILLEDPQLHAQAYMKLHMLLQTAIPPRREEACYVLSKLEAALGRALNASSSEMTTEDTGPPHVSATATEHCSWLVPLVRTLLNRAYEPLELQWRLPSLPPTNGSPTFFEDFQAFCATPEWRHFIDKEVQPIMSQFEMDTYAKSHDLMSGFWNACYDMLMSSGQRRQRERARSRRAFQELVLEPAQRRARLEGLRYSAVLKQQAAQQETSLLHWGVLWRQLSSPCGAWALREPSTPRWKLSSAETYSRMRLKLVPNHHFDPHLEASALRDNLGEVPLTPTEEASLPLAMTKEAKVSTPPEELQEDQLGEDELAGLETAMKAAELDEQHEKLVLSAECQLVTVVAVVPGLLEITTQHVYFYDGSTERVETEEGIGHDFRRPLAQLREVHLRRFNLRRSAVELFFIDQANYFLNFPCKAGGTPASSPGQAPKPQPCSVPQHTQVRNNVYTCLLHLRPPTQGYLSSRSPQEMLRASGLTQKWVQREISNFEYLMQLNTIAGRTYNDLSQYPVFPWVLQDYVSPILDLSNPAVFRDLSKPIGVVNPKHAQLVREKYESFEDPAGTINKFHYGTHYSNAAGVMHYLIRVEPFTSLHVQLQSGRFDCSDRQFHSVAAAWQARLESPADVKELIPEFFYFPDFLENQNGFDLGCLQLTNEKVGNVVLPPWASSPEDFIQQHRQALESEYVSAHLHEWIDLIFGYKQRGPAAEEALNVFYYCTYEGAVDLDHVTDERERKALEGIISNFGQTPCQLLKEPHPTRLSAEEAAHRLARLDTNSPRIFQHLDQLKAFFAEVVSDGVPLVLVLVPHRQPHSFITQGSPDLLVTVSANGLLGFHSWLPYDRNISNYFSFSKDPTIDNPKMQRLLSGPWVPGSGVSGQALAVAPDGKLLFSGGHWDSSLRVTALPRGKLLNQFSRHLDVVTCLALDTCGIYLISGSRDTTCMVWRLLQQGGQSVGLAPKPVQVLYGHEAAVSCVAISTELDMAVSGSEDGTVIIHTVRRGQFVAALRPPIATLPGPVSHLALGSEGQIVVQSSAWERPGAQVTYSLYLYSVNGRLRASLPLAEQPTALAVTEDFVLLGTAQCALHILHLNKLLPAAPPLHMKVPIRSVAVTKERSHVLVGLEDGKLIVVGAGQPSEVRSGQFARKLWRSSSRRISQVSSGETEYNPGETR from the exons ATGGCCGCCTCAGAGCGGCTCTACGAATTGTGGCTGCTCTATTACGCGCAG AAGGACCTGGGCTACCTGCAGCAGTGGCTGAAGGCCTTTGTAGGTGCCTTCGAGAAGACCATCTCCCTGTCCTCCCTGGATCCACGAAG GCCAGAGGAGGCAGCTGCAGAGGTGCCCGTGCTGCCACTGGACTCACTGCATGTCCTGGCCGAGCAGCTGGACAGGGCAGACCTTGAGCAGGCCCTGCTGCTGCTCAAGCTCTTCATCGTCCTCTGCAG GAACCTGGAGAATGTAGAGGCAGGCCGAGGCCAGGTGCTAGTGCCCCGGGTGCTGGCACTGCTGACTGCGTTGGTGGCAGAG CTGAAAGGACACCCACCCCCTGAGGAGGGCCGTGGGACCCAGCTGGAGAATGTGGCCCTACATGCCCTACTCCTCTGCGAAGGCCTCTTTGACCCCTACCAGATTTGGCGGCGCCAGCATAGTGG GGAAGTCATCAGCTCCAAGGAGAAGAGCAAATACAAGTTCCCTCCTGCTGCTTTTCCCTGTGAATTCAGCGACTTCTTCCGAG AGAGCCTGCAGGATGCAGATCATTTGCCTCCCATGCTGCTGTTGCATCTCATCCACCTCTTTGGTGCAGTCCTTGCAGGAGGAAAG AAGAATGGACAGATGGCTGTGAGCAGTGGCTCTGTGCAGGGCCTCCTGGGTGTGGTGCGGGTCTGGGGCCATGAGTCAGCCCAAGACCCCTGCCTGGTGCCACTGGCGCTGGAGGCACTAGTGGGCACAGTACATGTCCTGCACGCCAGCCGCACACCCCCCCGGGGTCCAGAGCTCCGTGCTTTGCTTGAGGGCTACTTCCACGTTCTTAATGCTGACTGGCTGGCTGGTCTGAGCTCAGGCTCTGAAGAGGCCCTCGTCACCCTGCGGGTCAGCATGCTTG ATGCCATCCCCATGATGCTGGCGTGTGAGGACCGGCCAGTGCTACAAGCCACCTTCCTCAGCAACAATTGCTTTGAACACCTCATTCGCCTCATTCAGAACAGCAAG cTGTACCTGCAGGCCCGGGCACCCCCTGAGGGGGACAGTGACCTGGCTACGCGGTTACTGACTGAGCCCGATGTCCAGAAG GTTCTGGATCAAGACACAGATGCCATTGCAGTGCATGTAGTCAGAGTGCTCACCTGCATCATGAGTGGCTCCCCATCAGCCAAG GAGGTATTTAAAGAACGCATCGGCTACCCTCACCTCCAAGAGGTTCTGCAGAGCCACGGTCCTCCTACCCATCGGCTGTTGCAAGAGCTGCTTAACATG GCTGTGGAGGGTGACCACAGTACATGCCCACCTCCACCAATCCACAATGAGCAGCCGGTGCTGGTGCTGATGCAGTGGCTGCCAGCATTGCCCACCACCGAGCTGCAGCTCTTCCTAGCACAACGCCTCCGGTGGCTTTGTGACAGCTGCCCAGCCAGCCGTGCCACCTGTGTGCAAGCGGGCCTGGTGGACTGCCTGTTGGAAACACTCAGCACGGGCGTATCCCTGGGGGTCCGCTGCCAGGAGCAGCTGTTGGCATTGCTGCAAGCACTAGGCCGCCTGTCATTAAGACCCTTGGAGCTGCGTCGCTTGCTGCGCCCTACACCAGGACTGGACTCGGGGCCAGACAGAGCTGAGGCTAGGAAGGCACGACATGCAGGCGCTATCATCCGCACGTTGTCAGGCATGGCCAGGCACCAGGGTCCTGCACGTGCCTTGCGCTACTTTGACCTCATGCCTAGCATGGCAGGCATTATGGTGCCCCCTGTGCAGCGGTGGCCAGGACCTGGCTTCACCTTCCATGCCTGGCTCTGTCTGCACCCTGTAGATGCAATGCCTGCCCCAGGCTCCACCCGGCCACTCCAGCGAAAGCAACTTTATAG CTTCTTCACCAGCAGTGGCTCAGGGTTTGAAGCCTTCTTCACGGCAGCTGGGACCCTGGTAGTGGCTGTGTGCACACGAAAGGAGTACTTGACCGTGAGCTTGCCTGAAGTGTCCTTTGCTGACTCTGTCTGG CACTGTGTGGCTATTGTCCATGTGCGCCGGCCCTTCAGCCAGAACCTGGTCCATGTCTACAAAGATGGCCATCTGGTCAAGACAGCGCCCCTTCGCTGCCCCTCCTTCAGTGAG CCTTTCTCCTCCTGCTGTATCGGTTCTGCTGGGCACCgcacaacaaccaccaccacagggCTACCCATGCCACCAGTCCCTGCTGCCCTGGCTCACACTCACCCCTCCCTCACCCGCTCCCAGTCAGTCCCGGCCTCCACGAGCCTTGGCTGGGAAGCTGGGCTGGCGGCCCCTGTGCAGGAGGGCGGCATCAGCTCCACCCTTGCAGGCACCCAGGACACTCAATGGGGCAGCCCCACATCCCTGGAGGGTGAGCTCGGGGCTGTGGCCATCTTTCATGAAGCCCTGCAGACAGCAACTGTGCAGACCCTGTGCACCCTGG GGCCCAATGAGATGGCACCCTTCAAGCCCGAGGGTGAGCTGCACGAGTTCAGCAGTAAGCTGCTTCTTCATTACTCACCTCAG GCCTGTAAAAACAACATCTGCCTGGACCTGTCCTCCAGTCACGGGCTGGATGGTCGCCTGACAGGCCACAGAGTGGAGACCTGGGATGTGAAG GATGTAGTGAACTGCGTGGGGGGCATGGGTGCCCTGCTTCCTCTGCTGGACCGAGTGGCAGCACAGCCCCAACAGGCAGAGGCAGGCCCAGCTGAAACACATGACCTTGTGGGGCCTGAATTGACctctggccacaacacccagggcCTACTTCTCCCCCTGGGCAAGTCTTCAG AGGAACGCCTGCAGAGGAATGCGGTGGCTGCCTTTCTGCTGATGTTGCGGAACTTCCTGCAGGGCCACACAGTGAACCAGGAGAGCCTGGTGCAGTGCCAGGGGCCCGCCATCATCGGGGCCCTCCTGCGAAAG gtTCCCAGCTGGGCCATGGACATGAACGTGTTCATGTCTGCCCAGCTGCTGATGGAGCAGGTGGCAGCTGAGGGCAGTAGGCCCCTCCTTTACCTGCTCTACCAACATTTGCTCTTCAATTCTCACCTCTGGACCCTCAGTGACTTCGCCGTGCGCCTCA GCCACATCCAGTACATGTCCAACGTAGTCCGTGAGCACAGACACAAGCTGTGGAAGAAGTATGGGGTCCAGTTCATCCTCGACGCCCTGCGTACCCACTATAG CCCACAGCGGGAGCACCCCCTGGCTGCTGACGACCTGCGCACCATGCAGACTTCCTTCCTGGGCCTGGCCCAGGAGTTCCTGGTGCGGAGTTTCTCAGCTGATGACATCCAGGTCACACAGGTCGTGCTGAGCTTTCTGGCAGCCACTGGTGATGATGGCCTG GTGGCAGGTGTGCTGGACATGCTGCTGGCACTGCTGCAAGGCTCTCCAGTGCAGGAGTCCTTGGCTACCTTCCTGTTGGAGCCAGGGAACTTCGAAGTGCTGCTAGCACTGCTGGGGAGGCCCAGGTCACCACCCCTGCTACATGACCGAGTCTGCAAG ATCCTGCGCAGACTACAGCATGAGCGGTTACCTGAGTGGAGCCGACAGCGGCTCCGGCTGCAGGAGTGTGGTCTTCAGGGTCTTGTTGCCTGCCTGCCTGAGGGGACTGTTTCCTCCCAGCTCTACCAGGGCCTCTACAAGCTCTTCCTAGGGGCAG ACTGCCTGACTCTCTCAGATCTGCTGGCTATGGTACAGCTGTCCCTTCAGGCTGACCTCAGTGTTCGCCTAGACATCTGTCGCCAG CTCTTCCACCTCATCTATGGACAGCCGGATATAGTGCGGCTGCTGGCCCGACAAGCTGGTTGGCAGGATGTCCTGACCCGGCTGTATGTCCTGGAGGCAGCCACAGCTGGCAGTCCCCCGCCCTTTGCCCTAGAACCAACCACCTCCCCAGAGCCAGCCCTGCCCAAGCTACCCACTGAGTCACCTGCTGAGTCTTCGGATGTCTTCCTGCCCTCGGAGGCCCGCTGCCCTGACCCTGATGCCTTTTACCATGTTCTCTACCCATTCTGCACACCCTTTGACTTGGGCCTGGTATGGGCcagcctgggttcaggcaataCTGCTGGTGGTGGCAGTAGCAGTGGGACACTCactccagccagccagcctggCACACCTTCCCCACTGGATGGTCCACGACCCTTCCCTGCTGCCCATGGCCGCCACAGTTCCAGTCTCTCCAATGTACTGGAGGATGGCAGCCTCCTAGAGCCTACCATTAGTGGGGATGATGCTTCTAACACCAGCAACCCTCAG CAAACCTGTGAGGAGGAATTGTGCAACGTGCTCACTAATGTGCTGTTCTCAGTGACCTGGAGGGGTGTGGAAGGCAGTGATGAGGCTGCCTGGAGGGAGCGTGGCCAGGTCTTCTCTGTGCTTACCCAGCTGGGGGCCTCGGCCACCCTTGTGCGTCCACCAGACTGCATCAAGCGCAG CCTCCTGGAGATGATGCTAGAGTCAGCCCTGACCGACATCAGGGAAGCCCCCCTCGGGATCAGCCTCACCCAGCAGGTGCTTTGGTTGCTGCGCCTGCTGCAGGACTTCCTGTGTGCTGAGGGCCATGGCAACCAGGAGCTTTGGAGTGAAAAG CTCTTTGAAGGAGTGTGCAGCCTGCTTGATCGCCTGGGCGCGTGGCCACACCTGGCCAATGGCACAGCTGATCTCCGTGAGATGGCACAGATTGGCCTGCGCCTAGTGCTTGGTTACATCCTGCTGGAAGACCCACAG CTGCATGCTCAGGCTTACATGAAGCTACACATGCTGCTGCAGACTGCCATACCGCCCCGCCGAGAGGAGGCCTGCTATGTGCTCTCCAAGCTGGAGGCTGCACTGGGGAGGGCGCTGAACGCCTCTTCTTCTGAGATGACCACTGAGGATACAGGGCCACCACATGTGTCTGCGACAGCTACAGAGCACTGCTCATGGCTGGTGCCACTGGTGCGCACACTGCTGAACCGTGCCTATGAGCCGCTGGAGCTGCAGTGGAGATTGCCTTCCCTGCCACCCACCAATGGCAGCCCCaccttctttgaggatttccaGGCTTTTTGTGCCACACCTGAATGGCGCCACTTCATCGACAAGGAG GTGCAGCCCATCATGTCCCAGTTCGAAATGGACACGTATGCTAAGAGCCACGATCTCATGTCAGGATTCTGGAACGCCTGCTATGACATGCTTATGAGCAGTGGGCAGCGGCGCCAGCGGGAGCGTGCCCGTAGTCGTCGGGCCTTCCAG GAGCTGGTGCTGGAACCTGCACAGCGGCGGGCACGCCTGGAAGGGCTGCGCTACTCAGCAGTGCTGAAGCAGCAGGCGGCGCAGCAGGAGACCTCCCTGCTGCACTGGGGGGTGCTGTGGCGCCAGCTTTCCAGCCCCTGTGGGGCCTGGGCACTGAG AGAACCCTCCACCCCTCGCTGGAAGCTGTCCAGTGCTGAGACATACTCCCGCATGCGTCTGAAGCTGGTGCCCAACCATCATTTTGACCCTCATCTGGAAGCTAGTGCCCTCCGGGACAATCTGG GTGAGGTTCCCCTGACACCCACTGAGGAGGCCTCACTACCTCTGGCAATGACGAAAGAGGCCAAAGTGAGTACCCCACCAGAGGAGCTGCAGGAAGACCAGCTGGGCGAGGATGAGCTGGCTGGGCTGGAGACCGC GATGAAGGCTGCAGAACTGGATGAACAGCATGAGAAGCTGGTGCTGTCAGCCGAGTGTCAGCTGGTGACAGTAGTGGCTGTGGTCCCAGGGCTGCTGGAGATCACCACACAGCATGTGTACTTCTACGATGGCAGCACCGAGCGTGTGGAAACCGAGGAGG GCATTGGCCATGACTTCCGGCGCCCACTGGCCCAGCTGCGTGAGGTTCACCTGCGGCGCTTCAACCTGCGCCGTTCAGCAGTTGAGCTCTTTTTTATTGATCAGGCCAACTACTTCCTCAACTTCCCATGCAAGGCGGGCGGGACCCCAGCCTCATCTCCTGGCCAGGCTCCCAAGCCCCAGCCTTGCTCGGTCCCACAACACACCCAGGTACGGAACAATGTATATACGTGTCTCCTGCACCTGCGGCCCCCCACTCAAGGCTACCTAAGCAGCCGCTCCCCCCAGGAGATGCTGCGTGCCTCAGGCCTTACCCAG AAATGGGTACAGCGTGAGATATCCAATTTTGAGTACTTGATGCAACTCAACACCATTGCGGGGCGGACCTACAATGACCTGTCTCAGTACCCTGTG TTTCCCTGGGTCCTGCAGGACTATGTATCCCCAATCCTGGACCTCAGCAACCCGGCTGTCTTCCGAGATCTGTCCAAGCCTATCGGTGTGGTGAACCCCAAGCATGCCCAGCTCGTGAGGGAGAA GTATGAGAGCTTTGAGGACCCAGCGGGCACCATCAACAAGTTCCACTATGGCACCCACTACTCTAATGCAGCAGGCGTGATGCACTACCTCATCCGCGTGGAGCCCTTTACCTCCCTGCATGTCCAGCTGCAAAGCGGCCG CTTTGACTGCTCTGACCGGCAGTTCCACTCAGTGGCTGCAGCCTGGCAGGCCCGCCTGGAGAGCCCTGCCGATGTGAAAGAGCTTATCCCAGAGTTCTTCTACTTCCCTGACTTCCTGGAAAACCAGAATG GCTTTGACCTGGGCTGCCTCCAGCTGACCAATGAGAAGGTGGGTAATGTGGTGCTGCCTCCGTGGGCCAGCTCTCCTGAGGACTTCATCCAGCAGCACCGCCAGGCTCTG gaGTCGGAGTATGTGTCTGCCCACCTGCATGAATGGATTGACCTCATCTTTGGGTATAAGCAGCGGGGGCCAGCAGCTGAGGAGGCCCTCAATGTCTTCTATTACTGTACCTATGAAG GAGCTGTTGACCTGGACCATGTGACAGATGAGCGGGAACGGAAAGCTCTGGAAGGCATTATTAGCAACTTCGGGCAGACTCCCTGTCAGCTGCTGAAG GAGCCACATCCAACCCGACTCTCAGCTGAGGAAGCAGCCCATCGCCTTGCACGCCTGGACACTAATTCACCTAGAATCTTCCAGCATCTGGACCAGCTCAAGGCTTTCTTTGCAGAA GTTGTCAGTGATGGTGTGCCCCTGGTGTTAGTCTTGGTCCCTCACCGGCAACCCCACTCCTTCATCACCCAGGGCTCCCCAGACCTGTTG GTGACTGTGAGTGCCAATGGGCTTCTGGGCTTCCATAGCTGGTTGCCTTATGACCGCAACATAAGCAACTACTTCAGCTTCAGCAAAGACCCCACCATAGACAATCCTAA GATGCAGCGATTGCTGAGTGGCCCGTGGGTGCCAGGCAGTGGTGTGAGTGGACAAGCACTGGCAGTGGCCCCCGACGGAAAGCTGCTGTTCAGTGGTGGCCACTGGGACAGCAGCCTGCGAGTGACTGCACTACCCCGTGGCAAGCTATTGAACCAGTTCAGTCGCCACCTTG ATGTAGTGACCTGCCTTGCACTGGACACCTGTGGCATCTACCTCATTTCAGGCTCCCGGGATACCACGTGCATGGTGTGGCGGCTCCTACAGCAG GGTGGTCAATCAGTAGGGCTGGCACCAAAGCCTGTGCAGGTCCTATATGGgcatgaggctgcagtgagctgtgtggcCATTAGCACTGAACTTGACATGGCTGTGTCTGGATCCGAG GATGGAACCGTGATCATACACACTGTACGCCGTGGCCAGTTTGTGGCAGCACTGCGACCTCCGATTGCCACGTTGCCTGGTCCTGTGTCCCACCTGGCACTGGGGTCTGAAGGCCAGATTGTGGTACAGAGTTCAGCATGGGAACGTCCTGGGGCCCAG GTCACCTACTCCTTGTACCTGTACTCAGTGAATGGGAGATTGCGGGCTTCATTGCCCCTGGCAGAGCAGCCTACAGCCCTGGCAGTGACAGAGGACTTTGTGTTACTGGGCACTGCCCAGTGTGCCCTGCACATCCTCCACCTGAACAA ACTACTTCCAGCCGCACCTCCCCTGCACATGAAGGTGCCTATCCGCAGTGTAGCCGTGACCAAAGAGCGCAGCCATGTGCTCGTGGGCCTGGAGGACGGCAAGCTTATCGTGGTGGGCGCAGGGCAGCCCTCCGAG GTGCGCAGCGGCCAGTTCGCGCGGAAGCTGTGGCGGTCCTCCTCCCGGCGCATCTCCCAGGTGTCCTCTGGGGAGACAGAGTACAACCCTGGAGAGACACGCTGA